The sequence CAAATCGTAGAACTTCTTGCATTTGACTTGATCATTTCCATTGGAAATGTTCGACACGGACAGACTAAAGGATTTGCATACGGATGCAGCAAAAGTTCCAAACACCTGCAGAGGGAAGTGCGTCGCCTTGAGAACCAAGGCTGCACTATAGAGAAAGCAAAAGTTACTTTCCATGAGGATAAAagactctttttattttaatttatttagtaTTGTTCCTTACATTCCAGTGGTAGAATTTAACTAATTACTCGAGTACTGCATTTAAGTATACGTTTGGGTTCTATAGGctgtatattattatttatgttatatttTATCTGTGTGGGCTGAAGAAGCTCCTAAGAATTAAAATGCAGGagataaatcttttttttatgtttttttattattattattaaatagttTGACCATATTTAGAATGACTGAAGTAATGATAATGAAATAGTCTTGACTGCCATGAACAACGAGTTCATTTCAAAAGGTGGATTGTTTAATTTCCATGCTTTACGCACGATATTTGCGCACCGTTACTTGGTTTTACGCGTCATTTTTGGTTTGACTCTAAAGTGGACGCCTGAATGTTTAATCTGTAATCTCAGAGTCTAATCTAGCCAGTATTGTGACGCTGCTCGGCTCCGCCCCTCCAGCTCTGACCGGTAGTCGGGGTCCGTCCTTCAAACGGTCTCCGGTCCATCAGCGGCTCTGCGCGGCGCTCCGTGTCATCATAAGGGGATGTAGGTCAATGATTCGGTTCTCAGTCTGAGCTCAGACGCGATCCGGATCCGGGACTGGTccccctttcccccccctcccccagtaTGACCTTCGCCATGCTTCGGCCCGTGGCGACCCGTTTGATTTATTCCGATTTCACGATCACGTCCGAGGATGATGAAAGCCGCAGTGGAAGCGACGGCAGCTCGGAGCAGAGTTTCTGCGGCTCCACCGAAAAGCGAAGGAGGATTTCACGCCAACCAGACGGAGAGTCCGGGGCGATCCTGAAAGAGAGGAGCGCGGCCAACGCCAGGGAGAGAGGCAGGACGCAGAGCGTCAACGGCGCGTTCGGCGCGCTCCGGACTCTCATTCCCACCGACCCGGTGGACAGGAAACTCTCCAAAGTGGAAACCCTCCGCCTGGCGTCCAGCTACATCTCCCATCTGGCCAACGTGCTCCTCCTCGGGGACGCCGGCGACGACGGGCAGCCTTGTCTCGGCGCGGTTCGTCATGCGCAAGGAGAGAGCGGGGCGCAGCAGCCGCGGAGCATTTGCACCTTCTGTCTGAGCAGCCAGAGAAAAGGGGTAAATTCGATTTTACTGTATGTCTAATCGGATTAAATTACACGCAGATTAAAACGCGCACGTGATGTGCAAAACGTCGGGATAACATATTTTACGCTCAAGAGCGCAGGAGCGTTATCCTGCGCGGCATTGATTGTGGTTTTGGAAAAGTCTGCTCCAACTCAGCGTCCGCTCCACTATTCTGTATTCAAGTGTGCGCGCAAAAGGAGCTTTACGCGCTGCGCGCAAAAGGATCTAAAGCTGACCCCGAACTGAATCCTAACTCTGTTGTGTTTTCGTGTCTGAGACTTTTCCTCTTTTCCCGCAGATCAAGGAGGGCAAAGACTTTTTCAGAACGCGGGGGGGGCTGGGCCCGCTGCGAATGAGACGCTGAAAGAGGAGCAACCTGGAAATACTCGGACTTTCTCAGGGAAGAGTCGAAGCTGGTGTTACGCACGACTCGAGCGCACAAATGCGCACTAATGCTGGATCAAAGGACGGCGCCAGAGACACTATTTATACTTGACTGAGAATTTAAACTAAGACTTTCAGAGATGCCGCGCATTTGTTTGAAACTTGTGAATTCTGGTCCCTTTTCCGCgaagttttaaataaaatatattttatcaaaGTTTCCTGATTTCCCCTtctttgtaaaaaacaaacaaaacaaaacattgcatTTGTCGTCGGCATTTAAAAATGTAGTTCAGATTCTAATCACTGAATGCTGTGAAATTAAATTCACTAATTAAATGGCCAAAGcgttaaaaatatttataacttGGGCGGCATTTTAGAACATGAAGTAACGTTTTGGAAAATGGCCGCAGCTCTTATAAACCGTTTTTCTTAAATGCTCTTAAATGCTCGCTGACTGCGTCGATCATGAGCAAAAAACTTTAACCCGTTGTGGATTTATTCCTGACGCCGGATCGCACACAGACTTTCATCGTTTTCCTGTAACGTTGCCACGATGTTGTTTCTGAAGCCTGCAGAGCTCAAGCAAAGGTTCCGGGTTTCTGGTGTCAatggccgcccccccccccccccccccaactctcaCGATTGGTGTTTTTTGAAGTCTGCTATCGATTAGTCACGGCAAATAGTAGTCCACACTCTGCTAGGAGCCCCCAACACAGCTGTTGGTATGTCGGAGGGATAAATCACTGTTGTGGGCCCGATGGGgtgagaggtcaaaggtcacggcgGAGCGCGGCAGCGAAGCCTTTCCGAGGCGTAATCGTGAGGTTTATCATGAGACTCGCGGTTACACTAACGCGTTCCCATTCCCGACTCGGCTCCGACGCTGTTTGTGGAGCGGATTCGTCTCCGGGAATGTCggaaacgagaaaagcactgggagagcgcagacctccgccaagctgctcgttcccctcctaactgggtctacaccgtcggcatggtgatctggatcagcaccagaaggttctagattgttcttggtgtctttacacaccaaccatgaaaagtaaacgtgaatcagagtttgtgtatttttaacagattcttgaatccataaatgagtttaatgttaaaatgtaatatttgttcctgccctcattctggatctgatcgatcatttttcatgatggttcctatcggacccctttatgagtgagatgtttggtgagtgaatttaatattagtttaaTATAAgtattttacaatatatgaCACTTGGAAAGAGCCTAtatttataagtaaatgggaaaatccagatgtttgtatccagatgggtatccggatcactctacAAATCCCCCACCTGCTCTGTCAGACTAATTGGAATTTGCTGTGCTAAGTCCTCCGTGCACCGGCTCCGGGCCTCCCCAAATGGCTCCccgaggtccccccccccatctcggCAGGAAGATGTCACAGAGGCACAGGAAGGGAAAACAAGACGCCGTCGACCCCGCTGTAGAACTCTCTGTGCGTCGCGCTTTGGGTCAGCGCCAGCCCTGACATCATCCGGCGCCGGGACCCAGATGTGCAGCTCTCCAGCTGTGTCGGCCGAGCGAGGGAACCAAATAGTGAGCTTTCAACAAGGTTGGAAGAagattttttgtgttttaagatGACGGGTAACAAATTGATGGCAGAGACCATCAGAGGAGAtccggggggggtgggggggagcagTCGAGTTATGGGGGTCTGTCTAACATGTCTGACAGGCGAGGACACACCTGGGGGACAAGGTAAAGGTTtacggctcctcttcctctgatccTCACATCTCTGAATCCCAAAAGAGATTATGCGCAGGGAGAATtcgaagctccgcctcctcctggagGTTTTGTGACCTGAGATGATCGACCTTCATTTTCCGAGCCTCTGTGTAATCATCTTTTCGTCCAACGCTGCGTCTTCTCTTTGGAGGATTAAGTCTGAACAGACACTTagttttaataaatattaaacctAAGTAGCGCGAGATGCTTCCTCCCGTCCTGCGGGCTCAGGAACTGATCGGATGCCGGCATGACGCCAACTTAAATGTGTTGCATGACCTTTGCCAGTCTCGCGGCGGCGCTTTATTGACCTTGAGTAGATGGATCTCAGTGCGTTTGATTTCAATCAGAAAGTCAATCAGTCAGACGATATGAGTTCAATAAAGGGATCTCAAGGTAACTCAGAAACTGATGGAATAATGAACCTCGGCTGCTTCCCGTTGCCGTGCAACAGTCACCGATCCAAACAAACCCACAGACGAAGCCACCCGGCGACGATCCCGAAGCACCAATCACGGCTGTGACGGCTCAAACGTGCCCGTTTTTCTTGCCTCACCAAAaaggcaacaaaaacaaactcggATAGAATAGACgatgcagaaacaggaaggatgtgaagagggggtgttgttttttttaacatcatctGGGAAGTGCAGTCCTGATTCCCAGATGGGCGCTAACCTTCCACGGAATCACAGCCATGCCAGGAAAGCCACTTAAACTTCAACCAAAGGCAAGAAGGTTAGCGCGAGTGAAACGGCCTCGTGGAACAAATGTCATCACGGAACGGATGATTCGAGTAATCCTCCCTTTAGGGACTTTTTTAAACGCTCCTGCTTTGGTGTTTTGTGGTTTTAGCCAGAGCGCTCGTTAGCATTGAAGCTAACATTTTAGCCATTGCTCTCCCAGTCTTTCAGCGTCTGGATTGAGAGGCAGCCCCTCGCTGCACCTGCATGTCAAAGATATTAATGGTGGCTCAGAGACCCCTCTTTACCGAACTTCctccaaggaggaggagggggagatctgtctggggggggggggggggggggggctcttcttcctcttcttcttcttcttacatacaagaacatttgttttcatgcacCAGAGAGTTTGGCAGGGCCTTCAGACGgagggaggatgatgaaggGCTGGGCAGCGAAGAGGATGGTACGTGAGGAGAGCTGGCGAGGGGaaattatacaaaataaaaaatacatttaaaaaaacaggcAAGGCCCAAAAGTCAAGAAGTCATGGaatcaataaagaaaatgaaagtgcTAAAGAGGACTTACCTGCAATGCAATGATTTAGTTATTGGATGGATTTTTATACAATTTAAGGAGCTCCTTATCGTGGTTGCTACGGTGACAATATATAAGAAACTGTGACAAGAATCAGTTTTTAAAGCTGACAGAAATCtgaacattgttgttgttttacagaTCCTGTTTGTGTATGTTATTCTTTAGCGCAAGCATAGCTAGCACTAGCATCCCATTCGATGTTTTTAAGCTTCCTTGGTGCACAAAAAACTCCCTCCTCGTCTGATTCTAACGATCCTGTGTGGGCCGAGAGGATCCGCGGAGTGTTGCTGGATGTTTTTCCAAAGAACCACTTTCACAGATTTTCCTCCCGACAACAATAAACTTTTATAATAAACTAAAACTTGATAGGATCCATCAGCTCTGAAACGCTGGTGCCGTTACGGTCCATCAAAGGGCCATATATCTGTCAAAGCCCAGTAAACATGAGCAGGTCTTCATGGCGGGACCTGAGGGACGCCGGCGGAACCATTGGGACGTTTCACTTCAGCAAATGGAGCAAACAAGTCAGAGGATTTCCTCAATCAGAGGCAAAAGAGCGAAACAGGGAGGCCGCCGCTCGCAGCTGGGCGCGCTAACAACCTCTGGGATTGGCTGTGGCGTGCAACACCCTGTAATTACGGCGCGCACAGCcggagtcaaacacacacatgtgctcCGACTTACATCCACGCTAACAAACAACCGTTTCCTTTGACTTGTGCATAAACGTGACGCCTTTTCTGATGTTTCGTGAGATGCAGCAGTAGACGGCGCCTGTTGTAAACTGAAAACGCCGGCGTTGGCCGTTGCCGGCTGCCGATGAATGAGGTTATTGTTAAAATGCAGATGTTGGAGTCCTCGCTCTTCCCTTTTCCATGAAGTTCTTGGGCTATTAATAACCATATATCGGCCTCCTTTGTCAACAAGAGCAGCACGGTGCAGGAAGACAATGGGGAATTCCCTGCGATGAAAACAACAGGATGAGCCGGGTGCCCACGttcgtgtgtctgcgtgtgcgtgtctgcgtgtgcgtttGATGTCACACTTTCTGTGGACCCGTTGCACAgaaggtgcgttcagggaccacATGGTGGCCTGGTTTCTTCTGGTACTCTCAtccttttttctatttttttttttacaggaaacCGTGACCTCACTTCAGGGAACCCGAAAGCTAAGAGCTGCCGTTCAGCCAGAGgactgatgaagacgaggagatGACACGGAAGGTCTTCCTCATCAAGGTGAGTCGTGCATCTCTTACTAAGGATCGAACCCGACGCCGTTTAGAGTCGTTTATCCCCGCAGGTGTGTCTgtctccgctgctgctgctgctgctgctttctgcgGCCCGGAGTCTGGCGGAGACTCGCGCGGGCTGCGGCGATGACGTCACGCTGAAGTGTCCAGATTTCGTCACGGGCAGCGCGGATTACCTGTCGGTGACGTGGAACAAGGTGAGAGGAGCCTTTCGCGCTCTTGGGATCTGAAACGACGCCGATTAAAATACCGCGATAAGAACTTCCGGTTGATGCTCTGATCAGCTGAGCAGGAAACGCGGGATTATCCGGCGAGCCAGAGGCGACAACGTCACGCAGCTCTTCGGCTTCGGCCGGCCGGCCGCCTTCGGGGCGGATCAGAGCCTCCTCCTGCGCAACGTGACGCCCGAAGACTCGGGCGGCTACGAGTGTTTCGTCACCGCCCACGTCGGAGGTCGGAACCGGAAGGGCAGAGTGGACCTGCTCGTCAGCGGTGAGCTTCGGGTCAAGCGGGCCGAACCGTCGGACACCTCCGCAGATGTAAAGATCCGAAATGTTGCGCATCAGAAACGCATAGACGCAGAACCGGAAGTGATTTGTTGCTTCGAATCCTCAGAATCGAGGAATTGTGTCGTTTTAAGATGTGCAAAAAGCCTGTTTTTAGGTTCACTCGCTTtgagatgaatatatttattagatagaatgttagagtacaagtacagtcacacagtagcatgtattacagtacaagtacagtcccacagtagcatgtattacagtacaagtacagtcccacagtagcatgtattacagtacaagtacagtcacacagtagcatgtattacagtacaagtacagtcccacagtagcatgtattacagtacaagtacagtcccacagtagcatgtattacagtacaagtacagtcaaacatcctgtctaagaggagcatttcaaaaaagcccttgcggtctcgtTTCCGTTtaaagtccttcatacataaatcatcgacatttaaaaataccaataaaatgaatataaaattacgcaaaataacaatacattaaaaagacacattatatgtacaacgtaggtggacaaaaaggggggggggattgatccggagagagtcgtgatgactatacGACCTTTAACCTTCACGCACGCCTTTCATCCACAGTGACGTTTCTGTGTTTAAATCGAATGCAGGAACTCAGCTGTGAATATAAGCGAGCCGCGTTTATCTCGTTTCCACCTTGACTTCTCCTGTTCTTGTCTCTTATTTTAGTGTGTTTGGGTCAAGTTCACCGGACCGCAGCGCCGAACGCGACCCGCCACGCTCCGGGGGGAGACCTGCCGCCTGTTTGGGCCCTTTTAAGATATtctgcagtgggcgtggccaaAATCGCTTTATCGCTAATCAGCATTTGGGTAATCAAACTTTATTTGCTTTTAGATGCGGCGTCCGGAATGGAGATGAGGAATTTctcaaattgtttttattccagttcttttttttttgcatttgtttgattttatCTGTCGTCAGAATCTTGATGctttaaatgtgattatttCGTACGATAATGTCGACTAAATTAACTGTAGATTTGGATCCTTCTCATTTGTctttaatgttttcatttaaaccCGCCCCCATAATATTCCTGCTCACTTTTCAACGCTGAGCTCATCATGGCGTTTCCAGCCACGCCCACTGGCGAgctcttttctgtctttctcgCTTGGATTTCTTTGTGGCTTTCGATTTAGAGAAATCTTTTGTCTAAATGTTCCTGTTCAACTAGCGACGCGGTTTCTACAGAAGCCAGAGATGGATCAATTATCAGACTTCAGAGTTAGCGTCCGGTCCAGATTAAACGCTTTATCCAGGTATTCTTTTATTCCTGTGTCGATCCACAATATAATCTGTTGGATTAAAACGTGCTACTGTAGAAACAGGCCTATAAACACACAACTACCAGCTGACGATGAGCTTCTGCCCTGGTCGTTTCTTCCTAATCCTGCAGACCAATAATCCACACCGACGTGCTAAAAACGTGGGTTTGCCTTTGACTTGAGGCCGTTAAGCGAGTCGTGCGTGTGATTTCCCCCAGATGAGCTCGAATCGAGTCACGTCTGCGAAGCGTTGCGCCGCCTCCTCGCCGAGTTGCAGGCCGTAGGCGAGGACCGTCCCTGCTTCCGCATCCCTTTTCTCTCGCTTCTCTACTTGTAACCTTTTACCATCGCAGAGATCTCAGGTCGACGCCCTTCTagtttctgattggctcttcGCCGTTTTGTGTCTCTGTTGGTTCAGGTCATCCGAGCGGTGCGCTCCAGGTCGTCAAGGCGACGGCAGCGCAAGTGGTGGAGCTGACCCAGAAGGAGACCATGAACCTGAACGCACGAATCCTcctttatttgcatgtttttaatcaatattttttgGATCATTTCCAGTCAAGTGTGGctccgtttcctgtttcctgtttattcAACATGAAAGTACAAAACAGGAAGAGACAATATGGGGCTTTTTGTACCAGACACGCCGCTGTCTGGAGCAGCTGAATCGTAATAACTCGTATATCACATTGCTGCACGCGTTTCCTCTGTCTAATGATATGTCACTAACATTTGGAGTTCAGATTTCAGcatatttaaattcatttcacTGTAAATCCACGCGAAGAATCGACTGCCTTGTTTACCTTGTTGTTTTCAAGTAGGAACTACAACTAgagctacttcctgtctgtgagtCACGTGATCGAGGAAGCATCCTATCAGAGCTGACGTCTCAGACCCAGATAAAAACCCACGTGATCCGGTCTCGAGTCAACAGGTGCATGTAAAGTGCGCGCACATCACCACCTGCTGGCGCGTCTTTGCACTGcaatctgaaaaaaacaaataaagatcgATTGGAAGAGAGCTGCGCTCGATTAGAACTCACGTTGTTCACGCGTCCCAAACCACGAGTCCAAGTCAAGTCTCGAGTCTTTAGCGCGTGAGTCCCTAAAAACAGGGGCTCGAGTTGGACTCGTGAGTCCCTGAAAACAGGGACTTGTGTTGGACTCGCGAGTCCCTAAAAACAGGGACTCGAGTTGGACTCGCGAGTCCCTGAAAACAGGGACTTGTGTTGGACTCGCGAGTGCCTAAAAACAGGGGCTCGAGTTGGACTCGTGAGTCCCTGAAAACAAGGACTCGAGTTGGACTCGTGAGTCCCTAAAAACAGGGGCTCGAGTTGGACTCGTGAGTCCCTGAAAACAAGGACTCGAGTTGGACTCGTGAGTCCCCGTCTCTGGCTCGGCAGAGGTCTAGTTATCCGTGTTTTGTTTCCTCTTCGCACAAACATTTTGTCACGTTTCTTTAATGTCTCTATGATAAAGTTGTTTGAAAGTCTATCTCGCGATGAAAGATGCTTTGGTGTCATGGTTTTGCATCCACAATAACATTTACAGCCACAAGATGGCGCACTGGATCACCGAACCCGAGCCCGGCCTCGCGTTAACGGGAAGTGAAAATccgatccagaaccagaaccagtcaATAAAAGACTTTGAATTCAGATGAGAAGGGACTTCTGTTCTCAGATGCTTCGGAAAGAACAGAATAATGTTCTCTTGTTGTTTGTAGTTTGTATTTTGAGAGTGAATTATCTCTCAGAAGTTTCTATTTGGCCAAAATGTTCTGGAACGTCTCTCTTTCCCATCTTGGACCGTGTCACGGAAGAATAACAAACTGTTCCTGGCAAAGTAAAGAACTCCTGGTTCTACCGGACTTCTTTACATGAATGTCTTTAAGTTTTAAAATGTAGTGGAGTTGAGTTTACAAAGCGTAACCGTGTAATAATGAAGTATAAGTAATATACAAAACGCCTTCAAATATCTTTCTGATTTAAGGATAGATAAAAGAGGACAAGCTTTAACGCTCAATAAGCGAAGCCTCAGATCAGAGGTCCTGTACTCTCTGATCTGGAGCAAATTACTGAACCTGTTCTGGACTTCCACATCAAAGTCTTTActgaaacaggaacagaaacaggaTCTGGGAATCGTTTCTGCCCCACAAACATTCCGCATCACATGAACGTGGTCGGATTATGTGGACTCAGCAGAAACACTTTCACAATCAGTCACCGCAACGCGGATTACGGGAATCTGGTCTCCGCATTACGGAAGAACCTTCGTCTTCTTTTCTGGCCTGAGATTTGATTACACTaaattgcgtgtgtgtgtgtgcgtgtgtgtgtgtgtgcgcgcgcgtgtgtgtgtgtgtggccctgcgataaactggcggcttgtccagggtgtgcctcGCCCCTCGtttactgctgggataggctccagcacgacccggtaacgacccggtaacggatcGCGGGTTCAGAAggtaattgaataaatgaatgaagaacCCAAACCAAGAAAGTCCGGATGTCTTTTATGTTTGAACGCAAAAACGACGAGTGAAATTATGTCagagtggaggtgtgtgtgtgtgtgtgtgtgtgtgtgtgtgcgtgtgcgtgtgcgtgtaacACGATTACTCAATGCGcgtgtaaccggatgggatgtaattaggcaggcatgggagggagcacctgtggcccatttgccactgattgggggggggggcgtatataggtgcttcccttcccccGTCCCTGTCTTCGCGTTTTCCCCGTCAAAGGcgggttggccgtagactgtcgctgtcttgtctctccttttcttttgtttttagagtgttaaataaatattttgaattattgagtgccgtgctggttttcactgtgagcggacctgtgggtgggagaCCTGCTAAAACGAGCCGGGAACCGAAGGAAcacaaaatagatctttaggttgggagtcctgaagtggcgttgttggcgacatttcgtttggccccatatgccCGACGCCACACGCGCAAAAGTCAAATTAAAGGCAGGAAGGATGGAGGCATTTTTCCTTTCACTTTCCTTCTGGCTTCCGCTCTGAGCTTGTTTCTGCGTTTTTTCTTGCGCGTTCTTTTTTTGCGCGTTTCTTCAGTTTGCGtgcgcctttttttttaattattattaattaacgTGCAGGACGCGCATCGTTTCAAGTCAGCGGCGGCTTCCTCGGTGTGGAACGAGACGCACCGCTTCTGACGTCACCGCGCCTGAGGAGTTAAATTGGACCGTGAGGTTAATCGTCTCCGTACTCGTCGTCCGGAGGATTCAAGGCGCCTCCTgaccccctctctctcccccccctcaaccctccccaacccccccacacaAGCCGGAGCCGCGTTTCACCGAAGCGCAACAAAAGTTCGTTCTGGAGATGAGAATATCTGTTCTGTGCAAGAAGCTGCGGTGCGTCCATAAACAACTGGTCCTGCTCGTCACTCCTCTGGTTTCCCTGCCTTTACTTTTGACTCTACCAGAAAAGGTGCGTGGTCTCAGTGCAACTCTGTATAGGAGAATGGATTTCTTTAATGTTCACAAAATATGAAATTCCCACGAGCAGCAGTGTCGAATCAACAATAAGGCGCATCTCGTGTCGAGTATCGAGACTTCCTGCGGGTCACTTGGATTTTTCTGCTGttgaaataaatgttgaataGTTTTTGAgctgcaaagaaaaaacaagagaagctgtttctgagacTGGATTAACATTCGGTCAagcagaattctgcaactaaaAATCATGAGATGAGCAGTCATtgataatctggattattgtgATCATGAGAAATGAGATCATGAGAAAAATTTGGTGGAAtaggttaaaaaaacaaaaaaaaccatcaggatactaaatgaaaactctgatgatcgagtgttttatttatttagttgacACAACGTAACGTCTCTAAAAGGTCGACTCCAACTGCAACGATTATCtctgttaaataaatacaaattcctgctttcaaaacaggttggcGTCATCGTTGCATCTTATTATGATAATTACGATGATAATTATGTAGGCCTCGTAACTTGAAAATCAACTGATGGGATGTCAAAGTGTTGAATTCGGTGTTTCCAATCGTCTCTCTACGGGGCGTCTCtaaaatgatgacatcactctcTGAACCTGGCTGTCCCGCGTTTGTCTTTTACTTATTTTTTAAAGTTGACTTTCATTTCCTACAGGAAGGGAAATGTCTCTACGTGGTGGTGCTGATGGCGGCGTTTTGGTGCACGGAAGCCCTCCCCCTGGCTGTCACTGCCATGCTTCCGCTCTGCCTCTTCCCCACGCTGGGAGTCCTCCCCTCTAAGACGCTTTGTCCACAGTACTTCCTGGAGACCAATTTCCTCTTCCTGAGCGGCCTCATCTTGGCCTCGTCCATTGAGGAGTGCGGCCTGCATCGCAGAATAGCCCTGAAGGTCCTCTGCATCGTCGGCGTCCGGCCGGCGTGGtgagaaaaatgtgctttcctGGTTTCGGACTTTTTTACGAGATAAAATAGGAGACTGTGTGTTTAACCCGCTGCGTTCGTTCCAAGAGAAACACT is a genomic window of Brachionichthys hirsutus isolate HB-005 chromosome 2, CSIRO-AGI_Bhir_v1, whole genome shotgun sequence containing:
- the LOC137898909 gene encoding LOW QUALITY PROTEIN: uncharacterized protein (The sequence of the model RefSeq protein was modified relative to this genomic sequence to represent the inferred CDS: deleted 2 bases in 1 codon), with product MTRKVFLIKVCLSPLLLLLLLSAARSLAETRAGCGDDVTLKCPDFVTGSADYLSVTWNKLSRKRGIIRRARGDNVTQLFGFGRPAAFGADQSLLLRNVTPEDSGGYECFVTAHVGGRNRKGRVDLLVSGELRVKRAEPSDTSADCVWVKFTGPQRRTRPATLRGDLPPVWALLRYSAVGVAKIALSLISIWVIRAVRSRSSRRRQRKWWS
- the tcf15 gene encoding transcription factor 15, producing MTFAMLRPVATRLIYSDFTITSEDDESRSGSDGSSEQSFCGSTEKRRRISRQPDGESGAILKERSAANARERGRTQSVNGAFGALRTLIPTDPVDRKLSKVETLRLASSYISHLANVLLLGDAGDDGQPCLGAVRHAQGESGAQQPRSICTFCLSSQRKGIKEGKDFFRTRGGLGPLRMRR